From Wolbachia endosymbiont (group A) of Longitarsus flavicornis, the proteins below share one genomic window:
- a CDS encoding outer membrane protein assembly factor BamD, protein MYKTLITCFIFLICSFTQSYADDLEKTETELYEEAVELFDQKKYKQAIRAFHKIEDLYPFSYWAMKAKLLSGVSHYNMGNYSSAASDMDDYIYVYSNGEDLPYVYYLRVLSYYMQINKVQLGQQTAYKTLELATEYINLFPGSEYVDEIKEKAKLITEHISTKEYSIGKFYLRRGEYLAAIKRFQNMASYKDSKYFSKSINYLIAAHSAIGLDLEAEQYESMLLAENLQDAKPEA, encoded by the coding sequence ATGTATAAGACTTTAATCACGTGCTTTATTTTCCTAATTTGCTCCTTTACACAATCGTATGCGGATGATCTTGAAAAAACTGAAACTGAACTATATGAAGAAGCAGTTGAACTTTTTGACCAGAAAAAATATAAACAAGCTATTAGGGCATTTCATAAGATAGAGGATTTGTATCCTTTTTCTTATTGGGCAATGAAAGCAAAATTATTATCTGGGGTCTCTCACTATAATATGGGTAACTATAGCAGTGCTGCAAGTGATATGGATGATTATATATATGTTTATTCAAATGGTGAAGATTTACCATATGTATACTACTTAAGAGTATTATCTTATTACATGCAAATTAATAAAGTGCAACTTGGACAGCAAACTGCATATAAAACTTTAGAGCTGGCTACAGAGTACATTAATCTCTTTCCAGGCAGCGAATATGTAGACGAGATAAAGGAGAAAGCAAAGCTAATCACAGAGCATATATCAACAAAAGAGTATTCTATCGGTAAATTTTACCTGAGGCGTGGTGAATATTTAGCAGCAATTAAGCGTTTCCAGAATATGGCAAGCTATAAGGATTCTAAATATTTTTCTAAATCTATTAACTATTTAATAGCAGCCCATTCAGCTATTGGCCTTGACTTAGAAGCTGAGCAGTATGAAAGTATGTTATTAGCAGAAAACCTGCAAGATGCCAAGCCGGAGGCTTGA
- a CDS encoding YebC/PmpR family DNA-binding transcriptional regulator, whose protein sequence is MAGHSQFSNIKHRKGAQDAKRSQKFTKLIREIAVAAKQGLPELNPRLRSAIFAARKENLPKDKIETAIKNATGNVAGENYEEIQYEGHGPSGTALIVHALTNNRNRTASEVRYIFSRKGGNLGETGSVSYLFDHVGLIVYKAEGVNFDDLFSHGIELEVLNVEENDKEGLHVITCEIKDFGKVRDAFYAKFGEPELARLSRQPKDLIEISDKELIDKLSALVEELEDSDDVQYVEGNFTFVDAV, encoded by the coding sequence ATGGCTGGTCATTCACAATTTTCAAATATAAAACACCGGAAAGGTGCTCAGGATGCAAAGCGCTCTCAAAAATTTACGAAGCTGATTAGAGAAATAGCAGTTGCTGCAAAGCAAGGGCTACCCGAACTCAACCCGCGCCTTCGCTCTGCTATATTTGCTGCACGCAAGGAAAATCTACCAAAAGATAAAATAGAAACAGCAATAAAAAATGCAACTGGTAACGTTGCTGGAGAAAATTACGAGGAAATACAATATGAAGGTCATGGGCCTTCTGGCACTGCACTCATTGTCCATGCCTTGACTAATAACCGCAACCGTACTGCTTCTGAGGTACGTTATATCTTTTCTCGTAAAGGTGGAAATTTAGGAGAAACAGGAAGTGTTAGTTACCTTTTCGATCATGTAGGCTTAATCGTCTATAAAGCAGAGGGTGTGAATTTTGATGATTTATTCAGTCATGGAATCGAATTAGAAGTATTGAATGTTGAGGAAAATGACAAAGAAGGATTACACGTTATAACTTGTGAAATAAAAGATTTTGGTAAAGTACGCGATGCCTTTTATGCAAAATTCGGAGAACCAGAACTTGCTCGTCTTTCACGGCAGCCAAAAGATCTGATTGAAATTAGCGATAAAGAGTTGATTGATAAATTATCTGCATTGGTTGAAGAGCTGGAAGATAGTGATGATGTACAGTATGTGGAAGGTAATTTTACTTTTGTTGATGCTGTTTAA
- a CDS encoding M23 family metallopeptidase, with amino-acid sequence MTGEDFEVTESNHDRRLLFISSTIKSSFFATGIEQGLAPNTVVKLINIYKDFGVDFKKDIVPKSKLEVLFERLPNNQKTEEKILYASLTINKKAISLYHYKSQDGKERYFNNEGISLKNGEIFANPLNGDYRISSKFGNRKHPVRGKIAFHKGVDYAAKLGTPIYAAAEGVIEYIGKNGGYGNYIKIKHKNEYSTCYAHISRFSGDIKLGSKVKQGQIIAYVGSTGVATGPHLHYEVIYNGKHIDPLTIEHKTEVKLPDHELREFKLFVNKINKTINREGSSEKEV; translated from the coding sequence ATGACAGGAGAGGATTTTGAGGTGACAGAAAGCAACCATGATAGAAGATTATTATTCATATCCAGTACCATAAAATCTTCCTTTTTTGCCACGGGAATTGAGCAAGGGTTGGCGCCAAATACAGTGGTGAAATTGATCAACATATATAAAGATTTCGGTGTTGATTTTAAAAAAGACATTGTGCCGAAGAGTAAATTGGAGGTTCTTTTTGAGAGATTGCCTAATAATCAGAAGACTGAAGAAAAAATTTTATATGCTTCACTGACAATAAACAAGAAAGCTATTAGTTTATATCATTATAAATCGCAAGACGGCAAAGAAAGGTATTTTAATAATGAAGGAATAAGCTTAAAAAATGGCGAAATTTTTGCAAATCCTTTAAATGGAGATTATCGCATATCCTCAAAATTTGGCAATAGAAAGCATCCTGTTCGCGGTAAAATTGCTTTTCACAAAGGAGTGGATTATGCAGCTAAACTTGGCACTCCCATATACGCTGCTGCAGAGGGTGTGATAGAATATATAGGAAAGAATGGTGGCTATGGAAATTACATCAAAATAAAACACAAAAATGAATATTCAACCTGTTACGCGCATATAAGTAGATTTAGTGGCGATATAAAGTTAGGCTCTAAAGTAAAGCAGGGGCAGATCATCGCTTATGTTGGTAGCACTGGTGTTGCAACAGGACCCCATTTACATTACGAAGTTATATATAACGGCAAACACATCGATCCGCTTACGATAGAACATAAAACTGAAGTAAAATTGCCTGATCATGAATTAAGAGAGTTTAAACTATTTGTAAATAAGATAAATAAAACGATCAACAGAGAGGGTTCAAGTGAAAAAGAAGTTTAA
- a CDS encoding SPFH domain-containing protein, with protein MDKNTINDRNLNQIRAFPVLIALGLILSLLFLAYDSTIALGVAAVSILTFLQGFFINDPNEARVIEFFGHYIGTYFKSGICVTLPFSSKYIVSLKFQNINTEKIKVNDANGSPIEISAVIVWRVSSPAKAYYNVNNYHEFVFVQSDSVIRELASNYPYDSESDEESLRKNSDKISDELRSMLQQRLDIAGIEITEARISHLAYSSEIAQAMLRRQQAHAITSARRHIVQNAIGIVEEVIAHFEKNKSLQLDGKQKVQLINNLLVALISEQDAQPTISLDNN; from the coding sequence ATGGATAAAAATACGATAAACGATAGAAATTTGAATCAAATTCGGGCTTTTCCTGTACTAATAGCGCTAGGATTAATTTTATCGCTGCTTTTTTTGGCATATGACAGCACAATTGCACTTGGAGTTGCTGCCGTTTCAATTTTGACTTTTCTTCAAGGATTTTTTATTAATGACCCTAATGAAGCAAGAGTGATAGAATTTTTTGGTCATTATATTGGAACTTATTTTAAGTCTGGAATATGTGTAACGCTTCCCTTTTCAAGCAAATATATAGTTTCCCTAAAATTTCAGAATATTAACACAGAAAAAATAAAAGTTAATGATGCAAATGGAAGTCCAATAGAGATTTCTGCAGTAATTGTTTGGAGAGTGAGCAGTCCTGCAAAGGCGTATTATAATGTTAACAACTATCACGAATTTGTTTTTGTACAAAGTGACTCGGTAATTAGAGAATTGGCGAGCAATTATCCGTATGATAGCGAAAGCGATGAGGAATCTTTACGTAAAAATTCTGATAAAATTTCAGATGAATTGCGGTCAATGTTACAACAAAGATTAGATATTGCAGGAATTGAGATTACAGAAGCAAGAATATCGCATTTGGCGTATTCGTCCGAGATTGCACAAGCAATGTTAAGGCGTCAACAAGCACATGCTATCACTTCGGCAAGAAGGCATATAGTGCAAAATGCAATAGGAATTGTCGAGGAAGTAATAGCTCATTTTGAAAAAAACAAAAGCTTACAATTAGATGGCAAGCAAAAGGTTCAATTGATAAATAATTTGTTGGTTGCCCTAATCTCTGAGCAAGATGCACAACCGACGATTAGTTTAGATAATAATTAG
- a CDS encoding SemiSWEET family sugar transporter — protein sequence MYINIEECFGFIALIASLIGLSPQVYKAYITKVTRDVSMLMLVNYLICSLSWIGYGLYQSSIFVVLSNIAGLVISIISIIQKCYYDAKSAP from the coding sequence ATGTATATAAATATTGAAGAATGCTTCGGCTTCATTGCGTTAATTGCATCTCTAATTGGATTATCACCTCAAGTATATAAAGCATATATCACTAAAGTTACTCGTGATGTATCGATGTTAATGTTAGTAAACTATCTTATTTGTTCATTGTCTTGGATTGGCTATGGTCTTTACCAGAGCTCAATTTTTGTGGTGCTTAGCAATATTGCTGGATTAGTGATTAGCATAATATCAATTATTCAAAAATGTTACTACGATGCAAAATCTGCACCATGA
- a CDS encoding thiamine diphosphokinase encodes MQNLHHDHVLHCSTQQQYRSIVVLNGKIPSSSFFKRDIPIIAVDGGANKLLSIGVKPDLVVGDLDSVNLDLRANLNTIYLPDQDYCDFSKAMAHLKTVKLLPSIVTGITGGAIDHILQNINVFLSTDSIFYTPSPPMVGYTLQKGITHFFSLPKNTKISLLGIPRAQISTKGLKWELYFSDLAFPGKNSCFNRSLGNKLSIEVHSGICLAMVYLEAVDDAARHHVRQVKK; translated from the coding sequence ATGCAAAATCTGCACCATGATCATGTGCTCCACTGCAGTACACAACAACAATATCGTTCTATTGTAGTGCTAAATGGAAAAATACCGAGCTCATCGTTTTTTAAACGAGATATACCTATTATTGCTGTAGATGGAGGAGCAAACAAGCTTCTATCAATTGGCGTAAAACCTGATCTTGTAGTAGGAGATTTGGATAGCGTAAATCTGGATTTACGTGCTAATTTGAATACGATATATCTACCTGATCAAGATTATTGCGACTTTTCTAAAGCAATGGCTCACTTAAAGACAGTAAAGTTATTGCCATCAATAGTAACGGGTATTACTGGGGGAGCAATTGATCATATACTACAAAATATTAACGTTTTTCTAAGTACAGATAGTATCTTTTACACACCTTCACCTCCCATGGTAGGTTACACTTTACAAAAAGGTATTACCCATTTTTTTTCTTTGCCAAAAAATACTAAAATATCTTTACTTGGTATACCGAGAGCTCAAATATCAACCAAAGGATTAAAATGGGAACTGTACTTTAGTGATCTTGCTTTTCCAGGAAAGAATTCTTGCTTTAATCGAAGTTTAGGCAATAAGTTATCTATAGAAGTACACAGTGGTATATGTTTGGCGATGGTTTATTTAGAAGCAGTAGATGATGCTGCAAGACATCATGTGCGTCAAGTTAAGAAGTAA
- a CDS encoding malonyl-CoA decarboxylase, producing the protein MTKESLVKTDIVKVEDKKAVRSFFKILGGVADAVRSWIGNIGPDLSNSRDIDSLVLKMNECLNPKGGEVSARKNAVSLGNLYLNLSEKGKIKFLQTLAEKFNPNKAEIDEKIKEYKKNQDPELNYKFEQDLIKILESPRSKILKQFISLPEGLKFIVDMRSDVLKLKNQYRSLNPLENELKNILYTWVDVDLLDLRQITWDSPASLLEKLIKYEAVHKISSWGDLKNRLDSDRLCFAFFHYKIPNEPLIFVEVALVDKIADSIQHLLDESVPSNDPSSASTAIFYSISNTQAGLSGISLGNFLIKRVVEKLSQEFKSIKTYATLSPIPGFTKWLKNNLNQDVTLLGKLNIKQSSAEILESAEQLKTNVECTNETKQYMLKLCAYYLLKVNNSNGNTYDPVAHFHLSNGASIKQLNWMADTSEKGISQSAGMMVNYLYELPKIDNNHENYMINKVISCSKKVSSMLKE; encoded by the coding sequence ATGACAAAAGAATCATTGGTAAAAACTGATATAGTGAAAGTTGAAGACAAAAAAGCGGTAAGGAGCTTTTTTAAAATACTAGGTGGAGTGGCAGATGCTGTAAGATCATGGATTGGTAACATCGGTCCTGATTTAAGTAACAGTCGCGATATCGATAGTTTAGTCTTGAAGATGAACGAGTGCTTAAACCCAAAGGGAGGGGAAGTTTCAGCACGTAAAAACGCTGTATCTCTTGGTAATCTGTACTTGAACTTATCAGAGAAAGGTAAAATAAAATTTCTACAAACCCTGGCAGAAAAATTTAATCCGAATAAAGCGGAAATAGATGAGAAAATTAAAGAGTATAAGAAAAATCAAGATCCCGAGTTAAACTATAAATTTGAACAGGATTTAATAAAAATTCTTGAATCACCGCGTTCTAAAATATTAAAGCAATTTATTTCTTTACCAGAAGGCCTTAAGTTTATTGTTGATATGCGTTCTGATGTGCTTAAGCTAAAGAACCAATATAGAAGCTTGAATCCACTAGAGAACGAATTAAAAAATATACTCTATACTTGGGTTGATGTTGATCTACTTGATCTTCGTCAAATCACCTGGGATTCACCTGCATCATTGCTAGAAAAACTTATAAAATATGAAGCTGTGCATAAAATTTCCTCTTGGGGCGACCTAAAAAACAGACTAGACTCTGATCGTCTCTGTTTTGCTTTTTTTCATTACAAGATACCAAACGAACCTCTAATTTTTGTAGAGGTTGCATTGGTGGATAAGATTGCAGATAGCATTCAACACCTTTTAGATGAGTCGGTACCTTCAAATGATCCAAGTAGTGCGAGCACTGCTATATTCTATTCAATATCAAATACTCAAGCAGGGTTATCTGGAATCAGCCTTGGTAATTTTTTGATCAAAAGGGTTGTAGAAAAGCTATCACAAGAGTTTAAAAGTATAAAAACATACGCAACTCTTTCTCCAATACCTGGCTTTACGAAATGGCTAAAAAACAATCTAAACCAAGATGTCACTTTATTGGGCAAACTAAATATAAAACAATCTAGTGCAGAAATTTTAGAAAGTGCAGAGCAATTAAAAACTAATGTTGAATGTACAAATGAAACTAAACAATACATGCTTAAACTATGTGCATATTATTTACTAAAAGTGAATAATAGTAATGGAAATACTTATGACCCGGTGGCGCATTTTCATTTAAGCAATGGTGCATCGATAAAACAATTAAACTGGATGGCGGATACTTCTGAAAAAGGTATTAGTCAGTCGGCTGGAATGATGGTAAATTATCTGTATGAGTTGCCTAAAATAGATAATAATCATGAGAATTATATGATTAATAAAGTGATTTCCTGCTCGAAAAAAGTGTCGTCTATGTTGAAGGAGTAA
- the lepA gene encoding translation elongation factor 4, which yields MNNIRNFAIIAHIDHGKSTLADRLIEECNGLEAREMTNQILDSMDIERERGITIKAQTVKLNYTANDGNQYCLNLMDTPGHVDFSYEVSRSLAACEGSLLIVDSSQGVEAQTLANVYKAIDNNHEIIVVLNKVDLPAADPEGVKLQVEEIIGIDASESVLISAKTGLGIKDVLEAIVAKLPAPQGDVNAPLQAILVDSWYDTYLGVVILVRVKNGVLKKGMKIVMMSNNATYQIDNIGIFTPKKVMTGELSAGEVGFITASMKEVADCKVGDTITEEKRPCSEALPGFKEVHPVVFCSIFPHKTDDFKYLREALEKLHLNDASFTFEAETSNALGYGFRCGFLGMLHLEVIQERLEREFDLDLTATAPSVIYRVTTRSGEVLNIHNPSDMPDPTKIEMVEEPWITATIMVPDQYLGDILSLCEERRGEQEDLSYIGNTTTALLRYKLPLSEVVFDFYDRLKSISKGYASLDWEISSYLVSQIDKLSFLINGEPVDALACIVHKSRAEKRGREICARLKDLIPRQQYKIAIQAAVGGKIIARETINPYRKDVTAKLYGGDVTRRMKLLEKQKKGKKRLHSIGNVNIPQNAFIQALKISD from the coding sequence ATGAACAACATAAGAAATTTTGCAATAATAGCGCATATAGACCACGGTAAGTCAACGCTTGCTGACCGTTTAATAGAGGAATGTAACGGCCTTGAAGCAAGAGAAATGACCAATCAAATACTCGATTCAATGGATATAGAGCGTGAACGTGGCATTACAATTAAAGCACAGACGGTAAAACTCAATTATACGGCAAACGACGGTAATCAATATTGCCTAAATCTCATGGACACTCCAGGTCATGTTGATTTTTCATATGAAGTGAGTCGAAGCTTAGCAGCGTGCGAAGGTTCACTTTTAATAGTAGATAGCAGTCAAGGCGTTGAAGCACAAACCCTTGCAAATGTATATAAAGCTATTGACAACAACCATGAAATAATAGTTGTGCTCAATAAAGTTGATCTTCCTGCTGCAGATCCAGAAGGAGTAAAACTCCAGGTTGAGGAAATAATTGGTATTGACGCAAGTGAGTCAGTTTTAATATCAGCAAAAACTGGACTTGGAATAAAAGATGTACTTGAAGCAATAGTGGCAAAACTTCCAGCTCCTCAAGGTGATGTAAATGCTCCACTGCAAGCAATTTTAGTTGATAGTTGGTATGACACTTACTTAGGAGTAGTAATTTTAGTGCGAGTTAAAAATGGAGTGCTAAAAAAAGGCATGAAAATTGTTATGATGTCTAATAATGCTACATATCAGATAGATAATATCGGTATTTTCACCCCTAAAAAAGTGATGACGGGTGAACTTTCAGCGGGTGAAGTTGGTTTTATAACTGCTTCAATGAAGGAAGTAGCAGACTGCAAGGTAGGGGACACTATCACTGAGGAAAAGAGACCTTGTAGTGAAGCACTTCCTGGATTTAAAGAAGTGCATCCTGTGGTATTTTGTAGCATTTTCCCTCACAAAACGGATGATTTTAAATATCTAAGGGAAGCTCTAGAGAAGTTACATTTAAATGATGCAAGTTTTACCTTCGAAGCTGAAACTTCAAATGCACTAGGCTATGGATTTCGTTGTGGTTTTTTGGGAATGTTGCATCTTGAAGTTATTCAAGAAAGGCTCGAGAGAGAATTTGATTTAGACCTAACAGCAACTGCACCGAGTGTTATATATAGGGTTACAACACGAAGTGGTGAAGTTTTGAATATTCATAACCCAAGTGATATGCCAGATCCAACAAAGATTGAAATGGTAGAAGAGCCGTGGATTACCGCAACCATAATGGTCCCTGATCAATACTTAGGTGATATTCTATCTCTATGTGAAGAAAGGAGGGGAGAACAGGAGGATTTATCTTACATTGGTAACACAACAACAGCATTGTTAAGATATAAATTACCACTGTCTGAAGTTGTTTTTGACTTTTATGATCGATTAAAATCAATTTCCAAAGGATATGCAAGTTTGGATTGGGAAATTTCCAGCTATCTGGTAAGCCAAATAGATAAATTAAGCTTTTTAATTAATGGAGAGCCCGTAGATGCATTAGCCTGTATTGTTCACAAAAGTAGGGCAGAAAAAAGGGGGCGTGAAATATGTGCACGCTTGAAGGATCTAATACCACGTCAGCAATATAAAATCGCGATTCAAGCGGCAGTGGGCGGAAAAATTATTGCCAGAGAAACGATTAACCCATACAGAAAAGATGTAACAGCTAAACTCTATGGTGGAGATGTAACGCGAAGAATGAAACTACTTGAAAAGCAAAAGAAGGGTAAAAAAAGGTTACATTCTATAGGGAACGTAAATATTCCACAGAATGCTTTTATTCAAGCCTTGAAGATAAGTGATTGA
- a CDS encoding MFS transporter: MQTRVLISAILCRIAIWYDHMLFIDLVNIISREFCCAKDVYYSILQLFGIAGLGAMVRPLGAFIFGHIGDRYGRTMALTIAILLISIPSSLIAFIPSYSKIGITSTILLLAIHVTQGIALGAEQGGSSVYLIEHLPNKKKLGMFFGIISFGRSIGILLSVIVVIICKKNTDFNAWGWRLPFTFSFVLGLISAYSVYTLGETPAYEENRKQRNLSDLPIIELIKRYKRALILAILISVPVNVAVGFTIFLRTIAKEIVSVETYVTTYVNEIVLIITSILMPISSIALGMLADKVGKERTAILFTVITMVLCCPVLSTAYYYKSYLIIMLSVMALSITERGINPIGIVAAQLFPTNVRFSGVSLSRNISYALHGGFTPMICTWFTITFPQVNFAAGLYVVFCLLISVVAILQIKPQDKKFDWS, from the coding sequence GTGCAAACAAGGGTGTTGATATCAGCTATTCTCTGCAGAATCGCAATATGGTATGACCATATGCTCTTTATCGATCTGGTTAACATAATTAGTAGAGAGTTTTGTTGTGCAAAAGATGTTTACTACAGCATACTGCAATTGTTTGGAATTGCAGGACTGGGTGCTATGGTAAGGCCACTTGGCGCATTCATATTTGGTCACATTGGTGACAGGTATGGAAGGACAATGGCATTAACAATCGCTATCTTGCTAATATCGATTCCGTCTAGTCTCATTGCGTTTATTCCAAGTTATAGCAAAATAGGTATAACTTCTACTATATTGCTTCTTGCAATCCATGTGACACAAGGGATTGCGCTTGGCGCTGAACAAGGAGGCAGTTCTGTTTATCTCATAGAGCATTTACCTAATAAGAAAAAACTAGGAATGTTTTTTGGAATAATAAGTTTTGGTCGCTCCATTGGCATCTTGCTCTCTGTGATTGTAGTGATTATCTGCAAAAAAAACACTGATTTTAACGCTTGGGGTTGGAGGTTGCCGTTTACTTTTTCATTTGTTTTGGGGTTAATCAGCGCATATAGTGTATACACATTAGGAGAAACTCCAGCATATGAAGAAAATCGAAAACAAAGGAATTTATCTGATTTGCCAATAATAGAGCTTATAAAACGCTACAAGAGAGCTCTGATACTTGCTATTTTAATATCTGTACCTGTTAATGTTGCTGTTGGATTTACCATATTTCTTCGAACAATTGCAAAAGAAATAGTGTCGGTTGAGACGTATGTAACAACATATGTCAATGAAATTGTGCTCATTATAACCAGTATATTAATGCCGATATCTTCAATAGCGCTCGGAATGTTAGCTGATAAAGTAGGAAAAGAGCGCACTGCAATCTTATTTACAGTGATCACAATGGTACTGTGTTGTCCTGTGTTATCTACTGCATACTACTATAAAAGTTATCTTATAATTATGCTTAGTGTAATGGCTCTTTCTATAACAGAAAGGGGTATAAATCCTATAGGAATAGTTGCTGCTCAACTTTTTCCTACCAATGTTAGATTTAGTGGAGTGAGTTTATCACGTAACATCTCTTATGCATTACATGGAGGATTTACTCCTATGATATGCACTTGGTTTACTATAACATTTCCTCAAGTAAACTTTGCCGCTGGGCTTTATGTAGTCTTTTGCTTATTGATCAGTGTGGTAGCAATATTGCAAATAAAGCCGCAAGATAAAAAATTTGATTGGTCTTAG
- the argB gene encoding acetylglutamate kinase, translated as MKSSEFLKGEVSFEQKAEILLEVLSNIPSFVGETFVIKCGGTIILDETLFNTFVHNVVLLKQLGINPVIIHDGEYEINSVLKVLDMDSKFVNGIRLTDRDTMKIIEMALCGSVNKKIVQHINSAGGSAIGLCGKDGNLIKAEKITATLREDRSNNIEKILDMGFIGRPTEINPDILFFIEESDFIPVIAPIGHGKDGETYHIDADSTASAIAIAVSASKMIILSDTDEEIDKIGGRKISVKSLNASIDCGKIKGEKFIERLMAYVKMAEECAGVVHIVDGRIPNIMLDLFTENNSSISIVSDL; from the coding sequence ATGAAGAGTAGTGAATTTTTAAAGGGTGAGGTATCATTTGAACAAAAAGCAGAAATATTACTTGAAGTGCTATCTAATATACCTAGCTTTGTAGGCGAGACTTTTGTCATTAAATGCGGTGGTACAATAATCTTAGATGAAACACTATTTAATACTTTTGTGCATAATGTTGTCTTGTTGAAGCAGCTTGGTATAAATCCGGTAATAATTCATGACGGAGAATATGAAATTAACTCGGTGTTAAAAGTGCTGGATATGGACAGTAAGTTTGTGAATGGTATCAGACTTACAGACAGAGACACTATGAAAATCATTGAAATGGCACTGTGTGGCTCAGTTAATAAAAAAATTGTTCAGCATATAAATTCTGCTGGTGGTTCAGCTATTGGATTATGTGGAAAAGATGGTAACTTAATTAAAGCCGAAAAAATAACCGCTACGCTTAGAGAAGATAGATCAAATAATATCGAAAAGATATTAGACATGGGGTTCATCGGTAGACCTACTGAAATCAATCCTGATATATTATTTTTTATTGAAGAATCAGATTTTATACCAGTTATTGCACCAATTGGTCATGGAAAAGATGGGGAAACATATCATATTGATGCCGATAGCACTGCAAGCGCAATTGCAATTGCAGTTTCTGCATCTAAAATGATAATCTTGAGTGACACAGATGAAGAAATAGATAAAATTGGTGGCAGGAAGATATCTGTTAAAAGTTTAAATGCATCGATTGATTGTGGGAAAATTAAAGGGGAAAAATTTATTGAAAGGCTTATGGCATACGTTAAAATGGCGGAGGAATGTGCTGGAGTTGTTCACATAGTTGATGGTAGAATACCTAACATTATGCTTGATTTATTTACTGAGAATAATTCAAGCATATCGATTGTGAGTGATTTATAG
- the yihA gene encoding ribosome biogenesis GTP-binding protein YihA/YsxC: MAKQITSNCNFIFGASDIKTLPNESAPEIAFAGRSNVGKSSLINLLINSKKAARVSSKPGCTRQINFYSMYDDKFRLVDLPGYGYSHAGKEEIIQYLNLIEYYLIQRRNLRRVFVLIDSKVGLKEIDKDFIYWLIYNNINFNVVLTKIDKVSQKSLGAVIEDIQRWINNENVSIHQMSIRVKHKITKVRDEFFKFTR, encoded by the coding sequence ATGGCAAAACAGATAACATCAAACTGCAATTTCATATTTGGAGCTTCGGACATAAAAACATTACCAAATGAGTCGGCTCCAGAGATTGCGTTTGCTGGTAGATCAAATGTAGGAAAATCCAGTCTGATCAACTTACTGATAAACAGCAAAAAAGCTGCCAGAGTTTCCTCTAAACCTGGATGCACTAGACAAATAAATTTTTACTCTATGTACGATGATAAGTTCAGACTTGTTGACCTACCAGGGTATGGTTATTCTCATGCAGGTAAGGAAGAAATTATACAATATTTAAACTTAATTGAGTATTATCTAATTCAAAGAAGAAATCTAAGAAGAGTGTTTGTGTTGATAGATAGCAAGGTAGGATTAAAAGAAATAGACAAAGACTTCATTTATTGGTTAATATATAATAACATTAACTTTAACGTTGTGCTAACAAAAATAGATAAAGTAAGTCAAAAAAGCTTAGGTGCTGTTATAGAAGATATTCAAAGATGGATTAATAATGAGAATGTGTCAATTCATCAAATGAGCATCCGTGTTAAGCATAAAATAACCAAGGTAAGAGATGAGTTTTTCAAGTTTACAAGATAA